Genomic window (Ctenopharyngodon idella isolate HZGC_01 chromosome 20, HZGC01, whole genome shotgun sequence):
TGGATAGTGCCAGTGTATTGTATAACAATGCAAGTGGggaagtttttttcttttatgttatATTGCACTAATTtcacttaataaaataaatagaattgTTGAATATAGTGCTTTATTTAAAGCCTATACACTAAATATGTCTTCAAAGTCTTActaacgaaaaaaaaaaaatgtatatgtgaTTTTATAGTGTTTAAAGGTTGTAATCTAACTACATGTTGTTATGTGAACACCTCAGCGATTATAGCTATTTCAAGCCTCACAAGGCTCAGTTCATTTCATTAACTCACATAATCATTCAGATCATTCAATATTTCTTGTTACAATACTTTTACAACAGCGTCAGTCATGTTCCCACCCCCACGGTCAcggcacaaaaatactattaacacttaattttggAAGAATACTTTgtattaaaaatctttatattaaTGCAGTACACTGAATGGCAGGCATCTGCGGTCTCACAGTTTagtattaaagtccccctgtagtcaataattttatcccttaaaactcatcttttatcaccaaaatgacatatttaaacatttttttcctgtttttttcctgtgaaaaaaaatcttaatgccttaaaatagcttgaatgtaactctacacccttgcttcatttagtatatgcggATGCacgaatatgctaattagccccgcctccactcacaaCAGcatgagctcagagatccactcagtcaacttactgaggtaaatactgcacaatggtatcgctttttacaacatcggacacataatggtaatGAACATTGAAAATtgacccatgaaagatttacattgtttaaaaaacctATGACATACTTTAGACAATGgggggcgccattttgtttaggtgcacagtgcaTTCTATGTCGATGatgtcaaatggttgcactcggtGAGCTTCTGACGCTACCCTGTTGCTATTTTTTCCACAACACAActtggaatataatatacgatgccaccATGTGcggcttttggttgtaattttcagtcaaagggcaacaagagaagcgatgtaagtcttCACTGTTTTACTAGcaataagaggagaaaagaatgggaagttgtgaagaatgtggatgaataaaacttcctaaagaaCCGCGTCTTTGTTCTTTCCAATTTAGCTCTGAtgcttttgatactttttcATCTGTATACTTTGGGGCAACGGTAATCTAGTAAGGTATACAAATCTTAATACCCGCGGGGTTCCTTTTAAAACCCGATCGGCCTTTTCAATTTGAGCCAGAGCGCAAAATTAGTGAGGATGAAAACATTGAAGAAGTGCAATATCTCTGTGGCTAATATCTAGagtccgccagaccaccttctatattcaacttacgaagaaagtgtaaactggcgtcgcgtcagttacgctttttccgtaagtcgaatagggaaggtgtaggacgtagcataagctttttgaactgctggagttttacactttcttcgtacgtcgaatatggaaggtggtctggctgAAGcgaaatattttacttcataacttgttaaatatggattttttttttttacacaaactcatcgcttcgcttcagaaggcctttattaaccccccggagccgcaTGGAGTACAcgtttttgatggatggatgtggatggaagcactttcttcagctcatactcgtgacccctgttcactgccattataaagcttgggtgGAACTACAGATCCACTGCCCAGGGCTGcttttcccaaaagcatcgtaagcctaagtagATCGTAGAGCCTTTGCCACCAATGGTCTCTACGATCCATGATGCTTTCAGAAAACGCAGCAATAACTATTTTCAACAATAGGCTTAACATATTACTTGTCCAAAAATAATCATAGGTAAGCTACAATGAAGCACTTACTTTGTGAccttaaaaaattatgtttaataaaGTACCTGTGTTTGGCGAACACAAACCAGACATTACATTTGACAATGTCTTGACTTACGCTACTCATGCAACTTCTCTGCTATTTACAAATCTTTTCTTGTGGCCTCATGTGATAGCAAAGCATAGTTAAGATGCTTTTCGCATACTATATCCAAGGAAAGTAGGCATATTAGAACACATAGAGGTTTACATACATCAGAATTTAAAGATTAGAAGTTTtggattttatgtttttgtatgaCACTTTTCTAAATCAGTTGATCTCCCAGCTGTATGTTCTTCTCCCTTGATGTTGCCGGTCTTGGAAAGAGTCAACATGTCAAGTGTATAAAAAGGCAGCATAGATTGTAGCACATCTTTATTGTGGAGCCTCCAGGAGTGACTGTGTTTCGGAAAAGAGCAGTTCAGAGCTGTTGGAGCGACAAATAGCACCTTCAGAGACCTTTATCTGGGGTTAacacatattttttatatgaacgagGAAGTAGGGAACAATACTGTGTTTGGATGTTTCTTCCAAGTACTTCAGAATGAATCTTACAGCAGTGAACCAAACTGAAGGCTGTCAGGAATATTTCTGTCCAGAGAGATCTGTTTCTTTATCTGTCTATGTGATTCTGTATGTGGCCGCAGCAGCTGTGGCTCTTCTGACCGTGTGTGGAAACCTGCTGGTCATCATCTCTGTTAGCCACTTCAAGCAGCTCCACACACCTGCTAACGTCCTCATCCTCTCTTTGGCTGTGTCTGATCTCCTTACAGGACTTTTTGTGCTTCCATTTCGCTTGATTTTGCTTATTGAATCTTGTTGGAGTTCTGGACTAGTGATGTGCTCGTTTTTCAATTTTGTGACTTTTCAAGCAACAAGTGTGTCTGTTCACACTGTGGCTCAAATAGCTGTTGATCGTTTTTTGGCTTTAAGTTATCCTTTTTTTTACTCAGAGAAAATCTCACCCACTGTGATCTGCATTGCTACTTTATTTAACTGGCTGTTTTCACTCTTTTATAACTTCACTCTTCTCTTCATTAATGGAAACTTCACTGATGTCATGTGTCCAGGAGTATGCCTTTATATTATAGATGAGGTTTCATCCATCATTGATCTCCTGGTTGTGTTTCTTGTGCCATGTACACTCATCATAATATTATACActcatgtttttgtcattgttaaGAAACATGCGACTGCTATAAGAGCCCTTCAGGTTCACAACAGCACCTCTAAAAACAGAGTCAGTGACAAATCAGAGCGAAAAGCTGCAATTCTGCTGGGGATTCTGGTCTTTGTGTTTCTCCTGTGTTTACTGCCATATTATATTTGTACCTTAGTGATTCCATACAATAATGCTTACTACTTTTATGTCAGAGATGtttctgtaatatttttctATCTTAACTCCACCATTAATCCCATCATTTATGCCTTATTCTATCCCTGGTTTCAGAAAagcttaaaattaattttcacatttaaagtgtttaataaaGGCTCCTGTCTGATGAATGTGATGTAAGTCATTGAATGTAAAACAGAATGTTTCTTCTCttattttatcatgtttttcatgtctaggtcaatgtatttttttatattattttgtcatattaTACATGGGTATGTACTATAAAACGTAATATTTCCTCAACTATTGCAGAGATAGAGTATATTTAACACACGTTGACATTTTTAACACACTCCAATAGCATAGTACAAAAACAGTGAGATATATCCCTTGTGACACCTTCTCAATGTGACAAATAGTCTCCCCtctataattcatttattttaaaactatgaGAAAATTGAAAAACCTTACTGGATCAAGAAAGGtttatatatgattttataatgtttaaaggTTGTCGTCTAACATGTTGTGATGTGAAAACCAGATTATAGCTGTTTCATGTGTCACAAATTTTACATTGGCCTTGCACATAAAATAggcctacactgtaaaaaaaaaaaaaaaaaaaaaaaaaaaaaaaaggcctaaTGACTGGCAGCTACGGCTTTACAGATATGtccttaattattattatcaaacactttcactgtaaaatgttaACCGATGCTAGCAATAGCAACATGCATGAGCTAATGTACTTAGTGCATTAGTGATTACACAGTTACTgccttttaaataaagcaacataagCAGCATAACATCTTTTTTTGGCCCAtcctggactgaagcacaggctttactcttcagcacaatggtgtcCCACAAAACTCAGACAATACAGAAACCCTTTTAAtcccaacagaacattaaacactaacagatctctcaagatctcagcatcttcactttttacaatacagtttGACTATTTCTTACATATAAAAGttattattgagaattaacagaggtttagatgttgatgtttattgaagataataaagtttgaagtcaccattatggagatcagtgtttgctttattCTGACTCTTGATCCTTGACTTTTTCACATTAAgccacactgtgcgatttataatagtcctttacgattgttgcttgtcagactgtacgaacatgatcctcatgtcacactgtcggatctcagctgtcatttatgtcagactgtacgacagtgAAGATGCGTTAAAAATGGTTGCATACATGAAAACTTGTACATCATCAACCCATACACGTTCGGTGACTGTGAGCTTCCTTATCACACGGGACTGAAATAGTGGCTAACAAAGAAAGCTCTAGCattaattttgatcatggctTTTCTTGAAAATGAAGACAATTTGACGGCCGTCGttggagaagtcacactgcaggactgtgcgccTTATCTTCTGACGCTGCCAGAAATTCGtcagaggtaaaatttgatcgcaacggtcattaatcggctgtcggtgaacatgtcaaactagcgatcaaagactacagattttagccGAGGATTacaggaatcttttaggattctcaaaatttgtctcagacgaccaaatcgtggccaaaatcgcacagtgtgcacccgcctttagtttttctctggctgctttaactctgtgtttctaaagcacatttgttatggcaaAAATGCTAAAGAAAATTTAATCCGACGATTATGGTTACTAATTGGTGATGGTAGTCATCATGTAGTGGCCTGATTCACATACTACCCAGAATCAAAACTCtggttaaattatttaatattattatgctCGTTATTAATTTCACATAGTTTGTCACTGAACGTTCCTCAAGTAAAGCAAAAGTGCGCCGTTCCCAAAACCAgctaaaacacaataaacagtTTTTATGTTTCACGTAATCATATTTGGAACCTCTAATTTGCTGGCTGTGAATGCATCTGTACAGGCTGCGTTTTtgtcatgtcatttttattgttactCAAAAACAAGGACATAGTCTTGAACATTTGAGAGATCAATTTTTCATAAAgcgtaaagaaataaaatagtaaaGGAAATTCTGTACCTCTAATTCTAGTTGGGAAATAATCCGTTTGAACTATTTGAtgataatatttgcatttaattttttttcactgtttcatagtttttgttttatacatttcatatAAGCCCATTTAGCCTAtgttttatatgaattttaTGTGACACTAATCTCAGCTGTATATTCTCCTCCCTTGATGCTGCCGGTCTTGGAAAGAGTCAACATGTCAAGTGTATAAAAAGGCAGCATAGATTGTAGCACATCTTTATTGTGGAGCCTCCAGGAGTGACTGTGTTTCAGTGAAGAGCTGTTGGAGAGACAAATAGCATCTTCAGAGATCTGTGGTTATGTATACATTGAACTTTATTTGAAGGGAACAACACTATGTTTGGATGTTTCTTCCAAGTACTTCAGAATGAATCTCACAGCAATGAACCAATCTGATGGCTGTCAGGAATATTTCTGTCCAGAGAGATCTGTTTCTTTATCTGTCTATGTGATTCTGTATGTGGCCGCAGCAGCTGTGGCTCTTCTGACCGTGTGTGGAAACCTGCTGGTCATCATCTCTGTTAGTCACTTCAAGCAGCTCCACACACCTGCTAACATCCTCATCCTCTCTTTGGCTGTGTCTGATCTGCTGGTCGGAGTTTTTGTGATGCCACTTTATTTGTCTGGGCTCATCGAGTCATGTTGGATTTCTGGACCAGTAATgtgcttattttttaaattggtgACTTGTCAAGTAACAAGCGTGTCTGTTCACACTGTGTCTCTAATCGCAGTTGATCGTTTTTTGGCTTTAAGTTATCCTTTTGTTTACTCAGAGAAAATCTCACCCACTGTGATCTGCATTGCCACTTTATGTAACTGGCTGTTTTCACTCCTTTATAACTTCAGTTTTCTCTTCATTAATGGAAACTTCACTGATGTCACATGTCCAGGAAAATGTGTTTCTTTTGTAGATGAGGTTTCATCCTTCATTGATCTCCTGGTTGTGTTTCTTATGCCATGTACACTCATCATAATATTATACActcatgtttttgtcattgcTAAGAAACATGTGACTGCTATAAGAGCCCTTCAGGTTCACAACAGCACCTCTAAAAACAGAGTCAGTGACAAATCAGAGCGAAAAGCTGCGATTCTGCTGGGGATTCTGGTTTTTGTGTTTCTCCTGTGTTTACTgccattttatatttgttatttagTGATTCCATATGACCGTACTGacttgttttatgtcatagatcttAGTGCAATATTTTTCTATCTTAACTCCACCATTAATCCCATCATTTATGCCTTATTCTATCCCTGGTTTCAGAAAagcttaaaattaattttcacatttaaagtgtttaatacAGACTCCTCCCTGATGAATGTGATGTAAGTCATTGAATGTAAGACAAAACATTTCCTCTTTTTTCCATGTTATTTCAGGTGTACTTTGCCTACAAGTTAATGCCTTTCCttcatttttttggtttgtttttaaaccTGACTGTGAAGACACGGATGTTGTTTTCAATCATGCCAGTATTGTATTACAATATGAGtaggtgattttttttcattacgtCAACTCACCTGTTTCTATAATAAAAGGAATTGTTGAATATAAtcgtatatacaggtgctggtcatataattagaatatcatcaaaaagttgatttatttcacaaattccattcaaaaagtgaaacttgtatattatattcattcattacacatagactgatatatttcaaatgtttatttcttttaattttgatgattataactgacaactaaggaaaatcccaaattcagtatctcagaaaattagaatattacttaagaccaatacaaagaaagtatttttagaaatcttggccaactgaaaagtatgaacatgaaaagtatgagcatgtacagcactcaatacttggttggggctccttttgcctgaattactgcagcaatgtggcgtggcatggagtcgatcagtctgtggcactgctcaggtgttataagagcccaggttgctctgatagtggccttcagctcttctgcattgttgggtctggcatatcacatcttcctcttcacaataaggtcaggcaagtttgctggccaattaagaacagggataccatggtccttaaaccaggtactggtagctttagCACTGTGTgtaggtgccaagtcctgttggaaaattaaatctgcatctccataaagttggtcagcaggaggaagcatgaagtgctctaaaacttcctggtatacggctgcgttgaccttggacctcagaaaacacagtggaccaacaccagcagatgacatggcaccccaaaccatcactgactgtggaaactttacactggacctcaagcaacgtggattgtgtgcctctcctctcttcctccagactctgggaccctgatttccaaaggaaatgcaaaatttactttcatcactCAGCAgtagtccagtcctttttgtctttagcccaggcgagacgcttctgacgctgtctgttgttcaagagtggcttgacacaaggaatgcgacagctgaaacccatgtcttgcatacgtctgtgcgtagtggttcttgaagcactgactccagctgcagtccactctttgtgaatctcccccacatttttgaatgggttttgtttcacaatcctctccagtgtgcggttatccctattgcttgtacacttttttctaccatatcttttccttcccttcgcctctctattaatgtgcttggacacagagctctgtgaacagccagcctcttttgcactgaccttttgtgtcttgccctccttgtgcaaggtgtcaatggtcgtcttttggacaactgtcaagtcagcagtcttccccatgattgtgtagcctacagaactagactgagagaccatttaaaggcctttgcaggtgttttgagttaattagctgattagagtgtggcactaggtgtcttcaatattgaaccttttcacaatattctaattttctgagatactgaatttgggattttccttagttgtcagttataatcatcaaaattaaaagaaataaacatttgaaatatatcagtctgtgtgtaatgaaggaatataatatacaagtttcactttttgaatggaattagtgaaataaatcaactttttgatgatattctaattatacgaccagcacctgtatatactaTAGAGTGTGTATATCTGTTTATATACTGTGTATGTACTTATGTAAGTGTTAGTGGCAGTAAgagcacaattaaatatttttgtacataATTACAGAAATTGTGATCCTGGTCCCTCATGCTCAAGGCAGTGGTTACACCAGCATAGAAATACTCATAATTCTGCTTTGCTGAAAATACAGAGTTGTGTTAGACATAATAGTTTGCACACTGTCACTGAATCAGTACAGTTAGTAATAAGTGACACTTTCCATCTCATTTTTTAACACAAGAGCTGATGCAgcatttgtaacttgaatgttCAAGGCTTCCGGTGTCACCCGCTTcaagttatttttagctgtacaaaaacagcTTATTATGCTGCTTGCGAACTGGTATTTCttatcatgttattttaatcTATTACAAAACAGTAATgtataaactatttaaactatttaaattatttcatgtttttacaatttaacaattgtataattgtttattgttgtaatattgtttttgtattttgttacaATATGTAATACTATTATAAGTGATTGCATTCACTCGAAATAATAATGCATTTCcaggaaataaaatgtaatggtGAAATCAGGTATTATGATGACTAATATACATAATAGTCAGTATtgtatagtagtttaatgtaaataaacCTCTATTCTTTAATTTtgtcccctttaaataacataaaaacaatgtcaGAAAGGGATCaataccagtagtgatgttgCTGGACACCGCGTCATCAGTGCCCCCACATATATCCTAATATTTATCTGCTGCCTAATTCACGTACATGTTAAATTGATTCACAATCTTGAAAACTAAGGAACTGATTGAAACACAGCTTAGCTAAATGTTTTGGCCAGTCCTCAGCCTGATCACAGGCTCTACTTTTCATCACAATGGTAACCCCCCAAAACTCAGACATAACCGAAACCCTTTTAAATTCCAacataacagaacattaaacagaTCTCAACCTACATTAAtcttaaacaaaaacacataaaataacacttaattttaacatttactctcctttaacagtcagaagcaaagcatgctgggaaatagaaatctgcAGTAACTCATTCAGTTTGATTTCtgattaaaataattagttcacgagttcacataacttttttctgttaaagtgcccctattatggcattttaaaggctcctaattttgttttggagggtttctaggtttacatgcatccaaggtccaaaaaatttcaaaattgttttctcataatatatattGCAGCATCATCTGCAGTGTGTGAAATGGATTGATCAAGGATTCAGTCTTTCTAAACTCCTCCTTTACACTGcttactctgctctgattggtctacTGTTTACAGCACATGTCGGACACAAGACACCATCCCCCAGCTCTGTGGAGAATCAACAACTGGCAGACGATCTGAACGAGTTTTATTGCAGGTTTGAAAAAACACCATTCACACCTCCTGTAACCCCCGTCTCCCCCACACCTGCAATTCAGTTCAGTGAAGATGACGTGCGCCAGGTCTTCAGAAAGAACAAGAGAAGAAAGGCACCAGGCCCAGACAGCGTTTCACCAGCCTGTCTGAAAACCTGCGCTGACCAGCTGGCCCCCATCTTCACACAGATCTTCAACAGATCACTGGAGCTGTACGAAGTCCCCTCATGCTTCAAACGCTCCACCATCATCCCCATCCCAAAGAAACCCAAAATTACTGGATTTAATGACTACAGACCTGTGGCTCTAACATCTGTGGCCATGAAATCATTTGAAAGACTGGTTCTGGTTTATCTGAAGGACATCACTGGACCCTTACTGGACCCCCTGCAGTTTGCTTACCGAGCAAACAGGTCTGTGAATGATGCAGTCAGTATGGGACTGCATTATGTTCTGCAGCATCTGGACAGACCAGGGACTTATGTGAGGATCCTGTTTGTGGACTCTACTTTTAACACCATCATCCCATCACTCCTCCAGCCCAAATTAACTCAGCTCTCTGTGCCCACCTCTGTCTGTCAGTGGATCACCAGCTTCCTGACAGACAGGCAGCAGCTAGTGAGGCTGGGAAAATTCTCATCCAGCACCTCACCATCAGCACCGGCGCCCCTCAGGGTTGCGTGCTCTCCCCACTGCTCTTCTCCCTGTACACCAATGACTGCATCTCTAAAGACCCCTCTGTCAAGCTTCTGTAGTTCGCAGACGACACCACAGTCATCAGCCTCATCCGGGACGGAGACGAGTCTGCTTATTGGAGGTTGGACAGCTGGCTGTCTGGTGCAGTCACAACAACCTGGAGCTGAACACGCTCAAAACAGTGGAGATGATCGTGGACTTCAGGAGAAACCCCCCTGCACTCCCCCCACTCACCTTCATGAACAgcaatgtgactgcagtggagtCATTCAGGTTCCTGGGCACCACAATCTCCCAGGACCTGAAGTGGGACAACCACATTGAGTCCATTGTGAAAAAGGCCCAGCAGAGGTTGTACTTCCTTCGCCAGCTGAGGAAGTTCAACCTACCACAGGAGCTGCTGAAACAGTTTTACTCTGCCATCATTGAATCCATCCTCTGCACTCCTATATCTGTCTGGTTCAGCTCAGCTACCAAATCTGACCTCAGAAGACTACAGAGGGTAGTCCGGTCTGCTGAGCGAATCATTGGTACAACCCTCCCCACTCTCCAGGAACTGTACTTATCCAGAGTGAGAAAAAggacaaagaaaatcactctggaCCCCTCACATCCAGCACACTCCCTCTTTGAACTGTTGCCATCTGGTCGACGTCTGCCATCTGAGCACGAGAACGACCAGACACAGGAGCAGTTTCTTCCCTCAGGTAATCCATCTCATGAACACTTGACAAACATGGAACACACAAcactattatacattatttacttaaaacacatacttatttatatttcaaatttgcaCATATCATAACTGTACATACAAattgtctatattatatatgtttttttgctttttttgcactttgtctatcttgtatatttgtatattattcttttattctttttattatctgtgtcttgttgctgtcactctgttgcactgtggagcttctgtcactaaaacaaattcctagtatgtgtaaacatacctggcaataaagctctttctgattctggaAACAAAACGttcattaccatatctgaatttcaggcTTCCTCTGCTCTTGATACccagtgatatgaacagtaacaatgacattggttttaccgtatcaatttgagcatgagtcctcatcctttggaagtgcatgcaaagtggatttgcttcaTTTTTGGGCCCAtcctggactgaagcacaggctttactcttcagcacaatggtgacccacaaaaccCAGACAATACAGAAACCCTTTTAATccaaacagaacattaaacactaacagatctctcaagatctcagcatcttcactttttacaatacagtttGACTATTTCTTACATATAGAAGttattattgagaattaacagaggtttagatggtgatgttttattgaaaataataaagtttgaagtcaccattatggagttcagtgtttgctttattCAGGCTCTTGATCCTTGACTTTTTCACATTAAgctgggtgcacactgtgcgatttataatagtcttTTCCTtgactgtacgaacatgatcctcatgtcacactgtgggatctcagccgtcatttatgtcagactgtacgacagtcaagatGCGTTAAAAAACGGAAGCGTGCGTGAAAACTTGTCCAGAGTTTTACATCGTCAACCCATACACATTTGGTGACTGTGTGCTGCATTACAtgcgggactgaaatggtggctatcAAGGAGATCTCTGTTGTCTTGAAAAATGAAGACAATTTGACATTCGTCgtagaagtcacactgcagaa
Coding sequences:
- the LOC127502405 gene encoding trace amine-associated receptor 13c-like, whose protein sequence is MNLTAMNQSDGCQEYFCPERSVSLSVYVILYVAAAAVALLTVCGNLLVIISVSHFKQLHTPANILILSLAVSDLLVGVFVMPLYLSGLIESCWISGPVMCLFFKLVTCQVTSVSVHTVSLIAVDRFLALSYPFVYSEKISPTVICIATLCNWLFSLLYNFSFLFINGNFTDVTCPGKCVSFVDEVSSFIDLLVVFLMPCTLIIILYTHVFVIAKKHVTAIRALQVHNSTSKNRVSDKSERKAAILLGILVFVFLLCLLPFYICYLVIPYDRTDLFYVIDLSAIFFYLNSTINPIIYALFYPWFQKSLKLIFTFKVFNTDSSLMNVM
- the LOC127502393 gene encoding trace amine-associated receptor 13c-like, which translates into the protein MNLTAVNQTEGCQEYFCPERSVSLSVYVILYVAAAAVALLTVCGNLLVIISVSHFKQLHTPANVLILSLAVSDLLTGLFVLPFRLILLIESCWSSGLVMCSFFNFVTFQATSVSVHTVAQIAVDRFLALSYPFFYSEKISPTVICIATLFNWLFSLFYNFTLLFINGNFTDVMCPGVCLYIIDEVSSIIDLLVVFLVPCTLIIILYTHVFVIVKKHATAIRALQVHNSTSKNRVSDKSERKAAILLGILVFVFLLCLLPYYICTLVIPYNNAYYFYVRDVSVIFFYLNSTINPIIYALFYPWFQKSLKLIFTFKVFNKGSCLMNVM